In the genome of Populus trichocarpa isolate Nisqually-1 chromosome 6, P.trichocarpa_v4.1, whole genome shotgun sequence, one region contains:
- the LOC18100150 gene encoding uncharacterized protein LOC18100150 isoform X1 has protein sequence MDLMEIYEIDRTVDFIHSRNFTRVALQFPDELLKDCTKVVRALREKIAKLKEQIGVSLFVMADSTYGSCCVDEVGASRINADCVIHYGHTCLSPTSTLPAFFVFGKAMIDVSSCAASLSNYASNNSKPFLVLFGLEYAHAIPYIREELVAAASTLSGSKTKTVFHFAEVMCPLINPPDCHKDSGGLPRSVGDGEVSNELGVAACSRHTIGGLSWELPSGQKMEDYLLLWIGSDNSAFANVVLTFNGCEIVRYDANGNFLGTDLSQQRRILKRRYYLVEKAKDANIVGILVGTLGVAGYLNMIHQMKDLITGAGKKVYTLVMGRPNPAKLANFPECDVFIYVSCAQTALLDSKDFYAPVITPFEAMLAFNRGSEWTGAYVMEFRDLITSSPVEVKSYSEEARFSFVQGRYVEDFDLQEKKEEENEGVLALANATEKALKLQDRSSNSLTKGTVRSGADYFATRSYHGLDMHGDDSMLEPYLIGRTGKASGYQHEKGE, from the exons ATGGATTTGATGGAAATTTACGAAATTGACCGGACAGTGGATTTCATTCACAGCAGAAACTTCACCAGAGTCGCTTTACag tttccaGATGAGTTACTGAAGGATTGTACTAAAGTGGTGAGAGCTTTGAGGGAGAAAATTGCGAAACTGAAAGAACAAATTGGGGTTAGTTTGTTTGTAATGGCGGATTCAACGTATGGAAGTTGTTGTGTTGATGAAGTAGGAGCTTCGCGTATCAATGCTGATTGTGTTATTCATTACGGACACACTTGCCTTAGCCC GACATCGACCCTTCcggctttctttgtttttggaaaagCTATGATTGATGTATCAAGTTGTGCTGCAAGTTTATCGAATTATGCCTCAAATAACAGCAAGCCCTTTCTG GTGCTTTTTGGACTGGAATATGCACATGCAATTCCATATATCAGAGAGGAACTGGTAGCAGCAGCATCCACACTATCTGGGTCCAAAACCAAGACTGTATTTCATTTTGCGGAAGTTATGTGTCCATTAATAAATCCTCCCGATTGCCATAAAGATTCTGGTGGGCTTCCCAGGTCAGTTGGTGATGGTGAGGTTAGCAATGAACTTGGTGTGGCAGCTTGTTCTAGACACACCATTGGAGGCTTGAGCTGGGAATTACCTAGTGGACAAAAAATGGAGGACTACTTGCTTTTATGGATTGGTTCGGACAATTCAGCATTTGCAAATGTTGTACTCACATTCAATGGATGCGAAATAG TCAGATATGATGCCAATGGAAATTTCTTGGGAACAGATTTATCTCAACAGAGAAGGATTCTGAAGCGTAG ATATTACCTAGTGGAGAAGGCAAAAGATGCTAACATTGTTGGGATTTTGGTGGGAACTCTCGGAGTAG CTGGTTACCTCAATATGATCCATCAGATGAAAGACCTGATCACTGGTGCAGGGAAAAAGGTCTATACTCTTGTCATGGGAAGGCCAAATCCTGCAAAGCTTGCCAACTTCCCTGAA TGtgatgtttttatctatgtCTCCTGTGCCCAAACTGCTCTACTGGATAGCAAAGACTTCTATGCTCCAGTTATTACTCCATTTGAGGCCATGCTAGCTTTCAACAG AGGAAGTGAATGGACAGGAGCATATGTGATGGAATTCAGGGATTTGATTACTTCATCTCCAGTGGAAGTGAAGAGTTACTCTGAAGAAGCACGGTTTTCTTTTGTGCAAGGCAGATATGTTGAAGATTTTGATTTGCAAG agaaaaaagaagaagaaaatgaaggagTTCTAGCTTTGGCAAATGCAACAGAGAAGGCTCTAAAATTGCAGGACAGAAGTTCTAATTCTCTCACCAAGGGCACAGTGCGATCCGGGGCAGATTATTTTGCAACTCGGTCTTATCATGGTCTTGACATGCACGGTGATGATTCTATGCTGGAGCCATATCTAATTGGCAGAACTGGAAAGGCATCAGGTTACCAACATGAGAAAGGCGAGTAG
- the LOC18100151 gene encoding uncharacterized protein LOC18100151, protein MASCIQTNVHRPSLFIPKVSQSRCQNDAPLCVLPLPRVNGSSMKSLKYPPNGLMQQQFATLLKHQKSEPVVKYRNGSAVCLLGGEDKSEKDNQGLAWNPLEKAMGSFKGQSIEDMLRQQIEKREFYDGGSEKNPPSGGGGGGGGGGDGSGESEDEGLVGIIDETMQVILATIGFIFLYVYIISGEELTRLGKDYLKFLFGKGKSVRLKRAMNKWKRFFQSWNEMKEEDPFWLEKEIINTRTWFDSPEKYKEIFRSV, encoded by the exons ATGGCGAGCTGCATTCAGACAAATGTTCACCGTCCTTCTCTCTTTATTCCAAAAGTTTCGCAATCAAGGTGTCAAAATGATGCACCGTTGTGTGTTTTACCATTGCCCCGTGTTAATGGTTCTTCTATGAAGTCTTTGAAATATCCTCCAAATGGTTTGATGCAACAACAATTTGCCACTTTATTGAAGCACCAAAAAAGTGAGCCTGTGGTGAAGTACCGGAATGGCTCAGCTGTTTGCTTGCTTGGTGGTGAAGATAAGTCCGAAAAAGACAACCAG GGACTTGCGTGGAATCCACTTGAAAAAGCTATGGGAAGTTTCAAGGGACAATCAATAGAAGATATGCTGCGCCAGCAGATTGAAAAACGAGAATTTTATGATGGAGGCAGCGAAAAAAATCCAccaagtggtggtggtgggggtgggggtgggggtggagATGGTTCTGGAGAATCTGAGGATGAAGGTCTTGTTGGAATCATTGATGAAACCATGCAAGTGATATTAGCTACTATTGGCTTTATCTTTCTG TATGTCTACATTATCAGTGGCGAGGAGCTGACTCGACTAGGGAAAGATTATCTCAAGTTTCTCTTTGGAAAAGGCAAAAGTGTTCGTTTGAAGAGAGCCATGAACAAGTGGAAAAGATTCTTCCAGTCGTGGAATGAGATGAAGGAAGAAGATCCATTTTGGTTGGAAAAGGAGATTATCAACACCCGGACATGGTTTGACAGCCCAGAAAAATACAAGGAGATCTTCAGGTCTGTTTGA
- the LOC18100150 gene encoding uncharacterized protein LOC18100150 isoform X2, with protein MDLMEIYEIDRTVDFIHSRNFTRVALQFPDELLKDCTKVVRALREKIAKLKEQIGVSLFVMADSTYGSCCVDEVGASRINADCVIHYGHTCLSPTSTLPAFFVFGKAMIDVSSCAASLSNYASNNSKPFLVLFGLEYAHAIPYIREELVAAASTLSGSKTKTVFHFAEVMCPLINPPDCHKDSGGLPRSVGDGEVSNELGVAACSRHTIGGLSWELPSGQKMEDYLLLWIGSDNSAFANVVLTFNGCEIVRYDANGNFLGTDLSQQRRILKRRYYLVEKAKDANIVGILVGTLGVAGYLNMIHQMKDLITGAGKKVYTLVMGRPNPAKLANFPECDVFIYVSCAQTALLDSKDFYAPVITPFEAMLAFNRGSEWTGAYVMEFRDLITSSPVEVKSYSEEARFSFVQGRYVEDFDLQGKKRRRK; from the exons ATGGATTTGATGGAAATTTACGAAATTGACCGGACAGTGGATTTCATTCACAGCAGAAACTTCACCAGAGTCGCTTTACag tttccaGATGAGTTACTGAAGGATTGTACTAAAGTGGTGAGAGCTTTGAGGGAGAAAATTGCGAAACTGAAAGAACAAATTGGGGTTAGTTTGTTTGTAATGGCGGATTCAACGTATGGAAGTTGTTGTGTTGATGAAGTAGGAGCTTCGCGTATCAATGCTGATTGTGTTATTCATTACGGACACACTTGCCTTAGCCC GACATCGACCCTTCcggctttctttgtttttggaaaagCTATGATTGATGTATCAAGTTGTGCTGCAAGTTTATCGAATTATGCCTCAAATAACAGCAAGCCCTTTCTG GTGCTTTTTGGACTGGAATATGCACATGCAATTCCATATATCAGAGAGGAACTGGTAGCAGCAGCATCCACACTATCTGGGTCCAAAACCAAGACTGTATTTCATTTTGCGGAAGTTATGTGTCCATTAATAAATCCTCCCGATTGCCATAAAGATTCTGGTGGGCTTCCCAGGTCAGTTGGTGATGGTGAGGTTAGCAATGAACTTGGTGTGGCAGCTTGTTCTAGACACACCATTGGAGGCTTGAGCTGGGAATTACCTAGTGGACAAAAAATGGAGGACTACTTGCTTTTATGGATTGGTTCGGACAATTCAGCATTTGCAAATGTTGTACTCACATTCAATGGATGCGAAATAG TCAGATATGATGCCAATGGAAATTTCTTGGGAACAGATTTATCTCAACAGAGAAGGATTCTGAAGCGTAG ATATTACCTAGTGGAGAAGGCAAAAGATGCTAACATTGTTGGGATTTTGGTGGGAACTCTCGGAGTAG CTGGTTACCTCAATATGATCCATCAGATGAAAGACCTGATCACTGGTGCAGGGAAAAAGGTCTATACTCTTGTCATGGGAAGGCCAAATCCTGCAAAGCTTGCCAACTTCCCTGAA TGtgatgtttttatctatgtCTCCTGTGCCCAAACTGCTCTACTGGATAGCAAAGACTTCTATGCTCCAGTTATTACTCCATTTGAGGCCATGCTAGCTTTCAACAG AGGAAGTGAATGGACAGGAGCATATGTGATGGAATTCAGGGATTTGATTACTTCATCTCCAGTGGAAGTGAAGAGTTACTCTGAAGAAGCACGGTTTTCTTTTGTGCAAGGCAGATATGTTGAAGATTTTGATTTGCAAGGTA aaaaaagaagaagaaaatga